A window from Acinonyx jubatus isolate Ajub_Pintada_27869175 chromosome E1, VMU_Ajub_asm_v1.0, whole genome shotgun sequence encodes these proteins:
- the ARL4D gene encoding ADP-ribosylation factor-like protein 4D gives MGNHLTEMAPTASSFLPHFQALHVVVIGLDSAGKTSLLYRLKFKEFVQSVPTKGFNTEKIRVPLGGSRSITFQVWDVGGQEKLRPLWRSYTRRTDGLVFVVDATEAERLEEAKVELHRISRASDNQGVPVLVLANKQDQPGALSAAEVEKRLAVRELAAATLTHVQGCSAVDGLGLQPGLERLYEMILKRKKAARVGKKRR, from the coding sequence ATGGGGAACCACTTGACAGAGATGGCGCCCACTGCCTCCTCTTTCTTGCCCCACTTCCAGGCCCTGCATGTCGTGGTCATTGGGTTGGACTCTGCTGGAAAGACCTCGCTCCTTTACCGCCTCAAGTTCAAGGAGTTTGTCCAGAGCGTCCCCACCAAAGGCTTCAACACAGAGAAGATCCGGGTGCCCCTGGGAGGGTCCCGCAGCATCACCTTCCAAGTGTGGGATGTTGGGGGGCAAGAGAAGCTGCGGCCTCTGTGGCGCTCCTACACACGTCGGACAGATGGGCTAGTGTTTGTGGTGGACGCCACCGAGGCTGAGCGCCTGGAGGAGGCCAAGGTGGAGCTGCACCGAATCAGCCGGGCTTCGGACAACCAGGGTGTGCCTGTGCTGGTGCTGGCCAACAAGCAGGATCAGCCTGGGGCACTGAGCGCAGCAGAGGTTGAGAAGAGGCTTGCAGTGCGAGAGCTTGCGGCAGCCACGCTCACCCACGTGCAAGGCTGCAGCGCTGTGGATGGGCTGGGCTTGCAGCCGGGCCTTGAACGCCTGTACGAGATGATCCTCAAGAGGAAGAAGGCAGCCCGGGTAGGCAAGAAGAGACGGTGA